A region of Carassius auratus strain Wakin unplaced genomic scaffold, ASM336829v1 scaf_tig00028197, whole genome shotgun sequence DNA encodes the following proteins:
- the LOC113079470 gene encoding GTPase IMAP family member 7-like translates to METQMEKLMNSLKMWLQSQDSREREDEVRIVLLGKTGVGKSSTGNTILGREVFISDFSEESVTKECQRETSEINGRHITMIDTPGLFDTDLSNEEIQREIRNCIPMILPGPHVFLLLIPLGRFTQEEAKSVEIIQEMFGENSLMYTIVLFTRGDDLNEKTIEQYLADPGSGLENLIDECGNRFHVFNNKETRDRTQVTELLQKIDNMVKENGGSYYSCKMFREMEREIQKKILMESVREREEEMKEMKMIMEKERQNYEREKKRKEEELREREEQYKREIKEREEQKRKIREELKREREEWEKQIQQERQRREEEEEKWRNIVKETRDEYDQKLKLERERSERKEEELQFKHEEEKERMKIEMEKKTQNYEKEKKRIEEEFREREEQYKREIKDIEERDRKIREELKREREEWEKQKQQERQKEEEAFREREEQYKREIKERKEQERKIREEMERQQEEWEKQKQQERKRREEEEKERGRFF, encoded by the exons ATGGAGACACAGATGGAGAAACTGATGAACTCATTAAAGATGTGGCTTCAGTCACAAG ATTCaagagaaagagaagatgaaGTGAGGATTGTTCTTCTGGGAAAAACTGGAGTTGGGAAGAGTTCAACTGGAAACACCATCTTAGGAAGAGAAGTTTTCATATCAGACTTTTCTGAAGAATCTGTTACTAAAGAGTGTCAGAGAGAAACATCTGAAATCAATGGCAGACACATTACTATGATCGACACTCCAGGACTGTTTGATACTGATCTCAGTAATGAAGAAATACAGAGAGAAATCAGAAACTGCATCCCAATGATCCTGCCTGGACCACATGTGTTTCTCTTACTGATACCATTGGGACGATTCACTCAAGAAGAAGCAAAATCAGTGGAGATCATTCAAGAGATGTTTGGTGAAAACTCTTTAATGTACACCATAGTGCTCTTCACCAGAGGAGATGATCTGAATGAAAAAACTATTGAACAGTATCTGGCAGATCCTGGATCTGGCCTTGAAAACCTGATTGATGAGTGTGGAAACAGATTCCATGTGTTCAATAATAAAGAGACTAGAGACCGAACACAGGTGACTGAACTACTCCAGAAGATAGACAACATGGTGAAAGAGAACGGAGGGAGTTACTACTCATGTAAGATgttcagagagatggagagagaaatacagaagaaaatacTGATGGAGAGCgtcagagaaagagaagaagagatgaaAGAGATGAAGATGATcatggagaaagaaagacagaattatgagagagagaaaaagagaaaagaagaagaacttagagagagagaagaacaatATAAAAGAGAGATTAAAGAAAGAGAGGAACAAAAAAGAAAGATTCGAGAGGAGCTGAAGAGAGAACGAGAGGAATGGGAGAAACAAATACAAcaggaaagacaaagaagagaagaagaggaagagaaatggAGAAATATAGTTAAGGAAACACGTGATGAATATGATCAGAAACTtaaactagagagagagagaagtgagagAAAGGAAGAAGAACTTCAGTTCAAACacgaagaagagaaagagagaatgaagatagagatggagaaaaaaacacagaattatgagaaagagaaaaagagaatagAAGAAGaatttagagagagagaagaacaatATAAAAGAGAGATTAAAGACATAGAGGAACGAGACAGAAAGATACGAGAGGAGCTGAAGAGAGAACGAGAGGAATGGGAGAAACAGAAACAACAGGAACGACAAAAAGAAGAAGAGGcatttagagagagagaagaacaatataaaagagagattaaagaaagaaaggaacAAGAGAGAAAGATACGTGAGGAGATGGAGAGACAACAAGAGGAATGGGAAAAACAGAAACAACAGGAACgaaaaagaagagaagaagaggagaaagaaagaggtAGATTCTTTTAA